In Citrobacter sp. RHB25-C09, the following proteins share a genomic window:
- the tamA gene encoding autotransporter assembly complex protein TamA: MSQIRQLCWMSLLCLSSSAFAANVRLQVEGLSGELEKNVRAQLSTIESDEVTPDRRFRARVDDAIREGLKALGYYEPTIDFDLRPPPAKGRQVLIAKVTPGEPVRIGGTEVILRGGARTDRDYLDLLKTRPAIGTVLNHGDYDSFKKSLTSVALRKGYFDSEFNKSQLGVAVDRHQAFWDIDYNSGERYRFGHVTFEGSQIRDEYLQHLVPFKEGDEYESKDLGELNRRLSATGWFNSVVVAPEFDKARKTKVLPLKGVVSPRTENTIETGVGYSTDVGPRVKATWKKPWMNSYGHSLTTSASISAPEQQLDFSYKIPLLKNPLEQYYLVQGGFKRTDLNDTEQDSTTLALSRYWDLSSGWQRAINLRWSLDHFTQGEVTNTTMLLYPGVMISRTRSRGGLMPTWGDSQRYSVDYSNTAWGSDVDFSVIQAQNVWIRTLYDRHRFVMRGNLGWIETGDFDKVPPDLRFFAGGDRSIRGYKYKSISPKDSNGDLKGASKLATGSLEYQYNVTGKWWGAMFVDSGEAVSDIRKSDFKTGAGVGVRWQSPVGPIKLDLAAPIGDKDEHGLQFYIGLGPEL; encoded by the coding sequence GTGTCACAAATTCGTCAGTTATGCTGGATGAGCTTACTGTGCTTAAGCAGTTCTGCCTTTGCCGCCAACGTCCGTCTGCAGGTCGAGGGGCTTTCAGGAGAACTGGAGAAAAACGTCCGTGCGCAGCTCTCTACTATCGAAAGCGATGAAGTCACGCCAGACAGACGGTTTCGCGCGCGGGTAGATGATGCCATCCGCGAAGGACTAAAAGCGCTCGGCTATTATGAGCCGACGATTGATTTTGACCTGCGACCGCCTCCGGCAAAAGGGCGGCAGGTCCTGATTGCCAAAGTGACGCCTGGTGAACCGGTGCGTATTGGCGGTACTGAAGTCATTTTACGCGGCGGCGCGCGCACCGACAGAGATTACCTGGACCTGCTGAAAACGCGCCCGGCAATCGGTACGGTACTTAATCATGGTGACTATGACAGCTTCAAAAAGTCCCTCACCAGCGTGGCGCTACGTAAAGGGTATTTCGACAGTGAATTCAACAAAAGCCAGTTAGGGGTCGCGGTCGATCGCCACCAGGCTTTCTGGGATATCGATTACAACAGCGGCGAACGTTACCGTTTTGGTCACGTGACCTTTGAAGGTTCGCAGATCCGCGACGAGTACCTGCAACACCTGGTACCGTTCAAAGAGGGCGATGAGTACGAGTCGAAAGATCTCGGCGAACTTAACCGCCGTCTCTCGGCGACCGGATGGTTTAACTCCGTCGTCGTAGCGCCAGAATTTGATAAAGCGCGTAAAACGAAAGTGCTGCCGCTAAAAGGCGTCGTCTCTCCGCGTACTGAAAATACCATCGAGACGGGGGTGGGCTATTCCACCGATGTGGGACCGCGCGTCAAAGCGACGTGGAAAAAGCCGTGGATGAACTCGTATGGTCACAGCCTGACCACCAGCGCCAGCATCTCGGCGCCTGAACAGCAGCTGGACTTCAGTTACAAAATTCCCCTCCTGAAGAATCCCCTGGAACAGTACTACCTTGTCCAGGGCGGTTTTAAGCGGACCGATCTTAACGATACCGAGCAGGATTCCACCACGCTGGCGCTTTCGCGCTACTGGGACCTCTCCAGCGGCTGGCAGCGTGCCATCAACCTGCGCTGGAGTCTTGACCACTTTACTCAGGGTGAGGTGACCAACACCACGATGCTGCTCTATCCTGGCGTGATGATCAGCCGCACGCGCTCGCGCGGTGGCCTGATGCCGACCTGGGGGGACTCGCAGCGTTATTCGGTGGATTACTCCAACACTGCGTGGGGGTCGGATGTTGATTTCTCGGTTATTCAGGCGCAAAACGTCTGGATCCGCACGTTGTACGACCGTCATCGCTTTGTGATGCGCGGCAATCTCGGTTGGATCGAAACCGGTGATTTCGACAAAGTGCCGCCGGACCTGCGTTTCTTCGCCGGGGGCGACCGCAGTATTCGCGGCTATAAATACAAATCTATCTCACCAAAAGACAGCAACGGCGATCTGAAAGGCGCCTCGAAGCTGGCGACCGGGTCGCTGGAGTACCAGTACAACGTCACCGGAAAATGGTGGGGAGCCATGTTTGTCGACAGTGGCGAAGCGGTGAGTGATATCCGTAAAAGCGACTTCAAAACCGGGGCTGGGGTGGGCGTGCGCTGGCAGTCACCGGTCGGGCCGATCAAGCTCGATTTGGCCGCGCCAATCGGCGACAAAGACGAACACGGTTTACAGTTTTATATCGGTCTGGGGCCTGAATTATGA
- the msrA gene encoding peptide-methionine (S)-S-oxide reductase MsrA produces the protein MSIFDKKHLISPSDALPGRNTPMPVATLHAVNQHSMTNVPDGMEIALFAMGCFWGVERLFWQLPGVYSTAAGYAGGYTPNPTYREVCSGETGHAEAVRVVYDPAVISYEQLLQVFWENHDPAQGMRQGNDHGTQYRSAIYPLTPEQDAAARASLERFQAAMKEAGDERPVTTEIGNPTPFYYAEDDHQQYLHKNPYGYCGIGGIGVCLPPQR, from the coding sequence ATGAGTATATTTGATAAAAAGCACCTGATCTCACCGTCAGATGCATTACCTGGGCGCAATACCCCGATGCCGGTGGCAACGTTACATGCGGTTAACCAACATTCAATGACCAACGTGCCAGACGGGATGGAAATAGCCCTTTTTGCGATGGGCTGCTTCTGGGGCGTTGAACGCCTGTTCTGGCAGCTTCCGGGCGTCTATAGTACCGCTGCGGGCTACGCGGGCGGATATACGCCAAACCCGACCTATCGTGAAGTCTGTTCCGGTGAAACCGGTCACGCCGAAGCGGTAAGAGTGGTTTACGATCCGGCAGTCATTAGCTACGAGCAACTGTTGCAGGTCTTTTGGGAAAACCATGATCCGGCGCAGGGTATGCGCCAGGGTAACGACCACGGCACACAATACCGCTCGGCCATTTACCCCCTCACGCCTGAACAGGACGCCGCCGCCCGCGCCAGCCTTGAACGCTTCCAGGCTGCAATGAAAGAAGCGGGCGACGAGCGCCCAGTGACGACCGAAATCGGCAACCCCACACCGTTTTACTACGCCGAAGATGACCACCAACAGTATTTACACAAAAACCCGTATGGCTATTGCGGCATTGGCGGTATTGGCGTTTGTTTGCCGCCACAACGCTGA
- a CDS encoding hemolysin family protein has product MLNSILIILCLIAVSAFFSISEISLAASRKIKLKLLADEGNLNAQRVLKMQENPGMFFTVVQIGLNAVAILGGIVGDAAFSPAFYSVFSQYLSSEISEQLSFILSFSLVTGMFILFADLTPKRIGMIAPEAVALRIINPMRFCLYVFTPLVWFFNGLANVIFRIFKLPMVRKDDITSDDIYAVVEAGALAGVLRKQEHELIENVFELESRTVPSSMTPRENVIWFDLHEDEQSLKNKVSEHPHSKFLVCNEDIDHIIGYVDSKDLLNRVLANQSMALNSGVQIRNTLIVPDTLTLSEALESFKTAGEDFAVIMNEYALVVGIITLNDVMTTLMGDLVGQGLEEQIVARDENSWLIDGGTPIDDVMRVLDIDEFPQSGNYETIGGFMMFMLRKIPKRTDSVKFSGYKFEVVDIDNYRIDQLLVTRLDSKPNVLVPKLPDAKEEQPS; this is encoded by the coding sequence ATGTTAAACAGTATTTTAATCATTCTTTGCCTGATCGCTGTAAGTGCGTTCTTCTCGATATCCGAGATCTCGCTTGCTGCCTCACGTAAAATTAAACTCAAATTGCTGGCTGATGAAGGCAATCTCAATGCGCAGCGCGTGTTGAAGATGCAGGAAAACCCTGGGATGTTCTTCACGGTGGTGCAAATTGGTCTTAACGCCGTGGCTATTCTGGGCGGTATTGTGGGCGATGCTGCTTTTTCACCCGCGTTTTATTCTGTGTTTTCGCAGTACTTATCATCGGAAATCTCCGAGCAGTTGAGCTTTATCCTCTCCTTCTCGCTGGTCACCGGTATGTTTATTCTCTTCGCGGACTTAACCCCGAAACGCATCGGTATGATTGCACCAGAAGCTGTGGCTTTGCGTATCATCAACCCGATGCGCTTCTGTCTGTATGTATTCACGCCGCTGGTGTGGTTCTTCAACGGGTTAGCGAACGTTATCTTCCGCATTTTCAAACTGCCGATGGTGCGCAAAGATGACATTACCTCTGATGATATCTATGCCGTGGTAGAAGCCGGGGCGCTGGCCGGGGTGCTGCGTAAACAGGAGCACGAGCTGATTGAAAACGTGTTCGAACTGGAATCCCGTACCGTGCCGTCCTCCATGACGCCGCGTGAAAATGTGATCTGGTTTGATTTACACGAAGATGAGCAGAGCCTGAAGAATAAAGTGTCGGAACATCCGCACTCCAAGTTTCTGGTCTGTAATGAAGACATTGACCACATCATTGGGTACGTTGATTCTAAAGACCTCCTGAACCGCGTGCTGGCAAATCAAAGCATGGCGCTCAACAGCGGCGTGCAGATCCGCAACACCCTGATTGTTCCTGATACGCTGACCCTTTCGGAAGCGCTCGAAAGCTTTAAAACCGCAGGTGAAGACTTCGCGGTGATCATGAATGAATACGCGTTAGTGGTCGGTATCATCACCCTGAATGACGTGATGACCACGCTGATGGGTGACCTGGTCGGTCAGGGGCTGGAAGAACAGATTGTGGCGCGTGATGAGAACTCATGGCTGATCGATGGCGGTACGCCAATTGACGACGTGATGCGCGTGCTGGATATCGATGAATTCCCGCAGTCTGGCAACTACGAAACCATCGGCGGCTTTATGATGTTTATGCTGCGAAAAATCCCGAAACGTACCGATTCGGTGAAATTCTCGGGGTATAAATTCGAAGTGGTGGATATCGATAACTACCGTATCGACCAATTGCTGGTGACCCGTCTCGACAGCAAGCCAAATGTGCTGGTGCCGAAATTACCGGATGCGAAAGAAGAGCAGCCTTCCTGA
- a CDS encoding DUF1107 domain-containing protein, whose translation MKIFQRYNPLQVAKYVKILFRGRLYIKDVGAFEFDKGKILIPKVKDKQHLSVMSEVNRQVLRLQTEMA comes from the coding sequence ATGAAAATTTTCCAACGGTACAACCCGCTGCAAGTGGCGAAGTACGTGAAAATCCTGTTCCGTGGACGGTTATATATCAAGGACGTTGGCGCTTTTGAGTTTGATAAGGGTAAGATTCTTATCCCAAAAGTGAAGGACAAACAGCACTTGTCTGTGATGTCCGAAGTCAACCGTCAGGTTCTGCGTCTGCAAACTGAGATGGCTTAA